AGCGGACGCTTGGGCCGATGAAGCGGCTGTCGGCGTCATTGTGAATGCTCGGAGTGTCGGCGGACTGGATGCGGAAACGGATTTCGTTGGCGCTGGAGGGAAGCTGTTCCGGCGCGATCGACAGCTCGATCGGCAGCGACAGCACCTCGCCGGCCAGGGCCTTGATCTCGCGCTTGCCTTCGTAGACCAGGCCATCGAGACCGTCGGCCTCGATCAGGTAGGTCATGTCGCGCTGCGACTTGTTCATGATCTTCAGGGTGTAGACGTTCTCGATGCGGCCGGCCTCGTTCTCGCGGTACAGGACGCGATCCTTGATCACGTCCAGCTCCACCAGCGGGCGGCTGGCGATGGCCCAGACGAACAGGCCGATCATCGCCAGCAGGGCCACGGCGTAGCCGATCAGTCGTGGGCGGGCCAGGTGGGTCTGCTGCCCGGACAGGTTGTGTTCGGTGGTGTAACTGATCAGCCCTTTCGGGTAGTTCATCTTGTCCATGATGCTGTCGCAGGCGTCGATGCAGGCGGCGCAGCCGATGCATTCGATCTGCAGGCCGTCGCGGATGTCGATACCGGTGGGGCAGACCTGCACGCACATCTTGCAGTCGATGCAGTCGCCGAGGCCCTCGGCCTTGTAGTCGGCGTCCTTCTTGCGCGGCCCGCGGTGTTCGCCGCGGCGCGGGTCGTAGGAGACGATCAGGGTGTCCTGGTCGAACATCACGCTCTGGAAGCGCGCATAGGGGCACATGTAGATGCACACCTGTTCGCGCAGCCAGCCGGCGTTGCCATAGGTGGCCAGGGTGAAGAAGCCGACCCAGAACACCGCCCAGCCGCCGGCCTGCAGGGTCAGGAGCTCGGGGATCAGCTCGCGGATCGGCGAGAAGTAGCCGACGAAGGTCAGTGCGGTGGTCAGGGACACCCCGACCCAGATGCCGTGCTTGGCGGCCTTGCGCAGAACCTTCTGCCCGGACATGGGGGCCTTGTCGAGCTTCATGCGCTGGTTGCGATCGCCTTCGGTGACCTTCTCCGCCCACATGAACACCCAGGTGAACACGCTCTGCGGGCAGGTGTAGCCGCACCAGACGCGACCGGCGAACACGGTGATGAAGAACAGGCCGAAGGCGGCGATGATCAGCAGCGCCGAGAGCAGGACGAAGTCCTGCGGCCAGTAGGTGGCGCCGAAGATGTGGAATTTGCGCGCAGGCAGGTCCCACCAGACGGCCTGGCGGCCATCCCAGCTGAGCCAGACAGTACCGAAATAGAGGATGAACAGCAGTGCGCCACCGAGCATGCGCAGGTTGCGGAACAGGCCGGTGAAGGCGCGGGTGTAGATTTTCTCGCGACTGGCGTACAGGTCGACGGACTCGACCTTGGCCGGGGCAGGGGTGACGTCTTTTACCGGAATCTGCGAACTCATCAGGTGCTACCACAGCGGTGGATTGTCTGCCCCGGCCGGCGCGAGCCGGCCGGGGTCATTTCACTCATACGCCATGGTACGCCTGACCAGGCCCTGTTTGGGTGCGACGGGGAGTCGCGCTCGATACAGGGCTTTCAACGGGCGGCCTTACTGCTCCGCAGGCTTCTGCGACAGGCTGTACACATAGGCGGCCAGCAGGTGGACCTTGTCGTTGCCGAGGAAGTCCGCCTGGGCCGGCATGCGGCCATTGCGGCCGTAACGCAGGGTCTGCTGGACCTGGGCGAAGCTGGAGCCGTAGAGCCA
The genomic region above belongs to Pseudomonas benzenivorans and contains:
- the ccoG gene encoding cytochrome c oxidase accessory protein CcoG; its protein translation is MSSQIPVKDVTPAPAKVESVDLYASREKIYTRAFTGLFRNLRMLGGALLFILYFGTVWLSWDGRQAVWWDLPARKFHIFGATYWPQDFVLLSALLIIAAFGLFFITVFAGRVWCGYTCPQSVFTWVFMWAEKVTEGDRNQRMKLDKAPMSGQKVLRKAAKHGIWVGVSLTTALTFVGYFSPIRELIPELLTLQAGGWAVFWVGFFTLATYGNAGWLREQVCIYMCPYARFQSVMFDQDTLIVSYDPRRGEHRGPRKKDADYKAEGLGDCIDCKMCVQVCPTGIDIRDGLQIECIGCAACIDACDSIMDKMNYPKGLISYTTEHNLSGQQTHLARPRLIGYAVALLAMIGLFVWAIASRPLVELDVIKDRVLYRENEAGRIENVYTLKIMNKSQRDMTYLIEADGLDGLVYEGKREIKALAGEVLSLPIELSIAPEQLPSSANEIRFRIQSADTPSIHNDADSRFIGPSVR